Proteins from one Sabethes cyaneus chromosome 2, idSabCyanKW18_F2, whole genome shotgun sequence genomic window:
- the LOC128733912 gene encoding phenoloxidase 8-like produces MTTSSDVLTLLQRPLEPTFYPKDDGKTVLELPESYLTDRYRPLGNELQSRFGDNVDVKIPVRDVGKPDIAFAEVIKRRGPFSLFIKKHQEIAGRLIELFLRQPDISTLMGVAAYCRDRLNFYLFQYAFSVAVQHREDTKNVNLTSILELFPDQFVDPAVLPKLREEGKVVKQSDRMAIDIPMNYTASDREDEQRVAYWREDIGVNMHHWHWHLVYPTNGPKEVIDKDRRGELFFYMHQQLIHRYNVERFCNRLGRVKSMHNFREPIAQAYFPKMVRSVDNRAYAARPERYTLKNIDRSVEGLKFTIGEMEMWRDRLYEAIDSGFVKDKSGKNIPLDPVKGIDILSNLLEASDLSINPAYYGNLHISGHIAIAFCHDPEDRYLEPYGIMGDVATAQRDPSFYLWHSFVDDVLVRHKDSLDPYTAAELSYPGITVTNLNVSLNRPNVVPNVLLTYWQRSQVDLAAGLDFGPKGNVFASFTHLQHAPYVYNIEVNNSNARPMRGTVRIFMAPKQDDRNVNLKYDEWRRYVIELDKFAVSLNPGVNRIVRRSDQSSVTVAYNRTFRQIKTEKEIPNKGDLEQFRFCGCGWPEHMLLPKGTTEGMAFDLFVMVSNYAGDSIGQEFDENVNCNDSHSFCGLRDKLYPDKRSMGYPFDRKSPNTVQSLQQYMAPNTNMRAIDVTIKFRNTVIART; encoded by the exons ATGACCACCAGTTCGGATGTACTGACCCTGTTGCAGCGCCCGCTGGAACCGACTTTCTACCCGAAGGACGATGGCAAAACCGTACTGGAACTGCCGGAGAGCTACCTTACCGATCGCTACCGTCCGCTGGGAAACGAGCTGCAATCGCGCTTCGGTGACAATGTGGATGTGAAAATTCCCGTCCGGGACGTCGGAAAGCCGGACATTGCGTTCGCCGAGGTGATCAAGCGGAGGGGACCGTTTTCGTTGTTCATCAAGAAACATCAGGAAATCGCCGGACGGTTGATTGAGCTGTTTCTTCGACAGCCGGACATTAGCACGCTTATGGGAGTTGCAGCCTACTGTCGTGATCGGCTGAATTTCTATCTGTTCCAGTACGCATTCTCCGTGGCTGTGCAGCATCGAGAGGATACGAAAAATGTGAATTTGACGTCGATTTTGGAATTATTTCCCGATCAATTTGTGGATCCGGCCGTGTTACCCAAGTTGAGAGAAGAGGGTAAAGTCGTGAAGCAGAGCGATAGG ATGGCGATCGATATACCGATGAACTACACGGCATCGGATCGTGAAGATGAGCAGCGGGTGGCGTACTGGCGTGAGGACATCGGCGTTAATATGCACCACTGGCATTGGCATCTGGTGTATCCTACGAATGGTCCTAAGGAAGTGATCGATAAAGACCGACGAGGTGAGCTATTTTTCTACATGCACCAACAGCTCATCCATCGGTACAACGTTGAACGATTCTGTAACCGGCTGGGTAGGGTTAAGTCCATGCACAACTTCCGAGAACCAATTGCACAGGCTTATTTCCCGAAGATGGTCAGAAGTGTTGACAACCGAGCCTACGCTGCTCGTCCCGAAAGGTACACTCTAAAGAACATCGATCGAAGTGTTGAAGGTCTCAAATTTACAATTGGCGAAATGGAGATGTGGAGAGACAGACTTTACGAAGCGATTGATTCCGGGTTCGTAAAAGAT AAATCGGGTAAAAATATTCCATTGGATCCAGTGAAGGGCATTGATATTTTGTCAAACCTACTGGAAGCCTCGGATCTTTCGATAAATCCTGCTTATTATGGTAATCTTCACATTTCCGGACATATTGCCATTGCTTTTTGCCATGATCCGGAGGACCGCTATCTGGAACCGTACGGTATTATGGGTGATGTGGCCACGGCTCAACGGGATCCCTCATTCTATCTCTGGCATTCGTTCGTTGACGATGTTTTAGTTCGACACAAAGACTCGCTCGACCCTTACACCGCAGCTGAG CTTTCCTATCCGGGCATAACCGTTACGAATCTGAACGTTTCTTTGAACCGGCCAAATGTAGTGCCAAATGTTTTGCTAACCTACTGGCAGCGCTCGCAGGTAGATTTGGCAGCCGGATTGGACTTTGGCCCGAAGGGAAATGTTTTCGCGTCGTTCACTCACCTGCAACATGCTCCTTATGTCTACAACATCGAAGTCAATAATAGTAATGCCAGGCCAATGCGGGGAACGGTTCGAATTTTTATGGCACCGAAACAGGACGACCGAAACGTTAATCTGAAGTACGACGAGTGGAGGCGCTACGTGATCGAGCTTGATAAGTTTGCGGTTTCGC TGAATCCGGGTGTCAACCGAATTGTTCGCCGTTCGGACCAATCTAGCGTGACGGTGGCTTACAATCGGACGTTCCGTCAGATAAAAACCGAAAAGGAAATCCCGAACAAAGGTGACCTGGAGCAGTTCCGCTTTTGTGGTTGCGGCTGGCCAGAACATATGCTGCTTCCCAAAGGAACAACCGAAGGCATGGCGTTCGATCTGTTTGTGATGGTGTCCAATTACGCCGGAGATAGCATCGGTCAGGAATTTGATGA AAATGTTAATTGCAACGATTCGCATTCTTTCTGCGGTTTAAGGGATAAACTGTACCCGGACAAACGCTCGATGGGTTATCCGTTCGATAGAAAATCCCCAAACACCGTACAATCGTTGCAGCAGTACATGGCTCCGAACACGAATATGCGAGCTATAGATGTGACGATTAAATTCCGGAACACCGTGATTGCAAGAACCTAA